The stretch of DNA attaatttctttttttttttcatatataatttaatagtcaactttatttgttattaaagaTGAATAATGCAAGCTTCTCAGATCTGCCTCTGGTCATATAAAGACGTGGTCgtgtcatttttaatttcgGAACTGctgtgtaattattatttacaatctTGAATTAACCGGAATGTAGATACtttatttcatgataaaaaaaagtgtgtatttatttttaatctttaaaattcatatattttttccatttaattttataggaTTCCGTATATGAATTcgagaaaaaatttgatgattcaattTATCCATATTTTATGCgtgaatcatcaaatattattttggatAGACCATCTATTGATCGAGAAAACTACTCCATGATACTTGCAGAGATGATCAAATCATCTATCTTTCCgctttcattatttaaatgagagtaagtgaaatattaaataatagattttttgtattatctgtcaagtttaattgtaattttttaactatcgATAACTGCTGAAATAAAGATTACATACACGCAGGTATGATAAATTACTAGAATTACATGAAGAGCTTGTCATTGATCTTCCTCAATTATGGACATATTTAGTTGAAATACTGAgtcagttaatttttttttcttctttttatcaacaaaaaaaaaaaaaaaaaatggataacaATAACACAGACTGATATTTAAAAGTCTAAGATTTGACAAGTTTTTGAAAATAGTAGGCTCAAGATTGGTAAGTTTGTTTGACTTTAAAATCAAACAAGTTGGTGATTCTAGATCACTGAATATTTCTCGTGGAAGAGATGTTAAATTTCTGTTAGCCATATTAATTTCCTCGGTATCATAATCGTCAGACACACTTTTTATGTAAAAGACAGAACTTGAAtcgcaaaaatattttatgcatGTTGATGCTAAAACacttaataataacaaaaagaaattgaaaaaaaaaaaacatttgaaaatataagttataaaatttagttataaaaaaaaataaaagttattcaaTGAGCCTTTAAAGAAACGTGACGGTAATGATTgaattaggttttttttttttattttttcaagtacgaTGACTCGTGTAGTTCGTCATGTATTTTAGTGATtagacaaaattattttttgtgattcattgaaaagtataaaattagttcacacgtaaaaaaaattatgtaaatgaatttcttaaattgttttaaacttaaaatatACTAGCctgttgtatataaataataaaaaagttattgaaaaatttacatgcaTATAAaagtgtttaaaattattggacCAATTatcctcaaaaaaaatataattatttgtaatttgcaataataattatgtattagtacttgatgtatatttttactattactcatatcaatttattataatctaACGACggaattaatttcatttttttatcggACATTAAGCATTGTATACGTCGACAgttattttccaaaaaaaatcatttacatgaataatattattcaagactatttttatcaaatataaaaaatttaaaatttaaaaatttaatttaaatttaaaaaatttatttaaaataaaacaaaaaaattacattgtataAATCactggatataaaaaaaaaatgatcacgTTATTAGTGCCACGTtgtcataaaaaatacaattcatatttatttatttatttatcattttgaagAGCCCAATAGTAGTTAAACCATATAATATAACATTctcataaattttgatttttcataagtttataaaattaattttatacaaaaaaaaaaaaatattttttgttggagcgaaaaaaagaattaaattatatacaatttatttaaataaaaattttcatcaaattattattgtgcaCGTAAAAaacatgttatatttttttatattatttaatttataatttttaaaatatattatttatacgcGTATTGATATACATCAATTAATATCCAGTTCGACAATTTTTACTCCCACCAATGGAACATTTAATTAGGATTGCACTAATTATGCCAATAATGGCCACGCGTCGTATAGAAAATATCCAATGATTGCAACAGGTGACGAAACTATTTTTGAAACTACGCATGCGTTATACAAGTGAGCGTCTAATGCTAGAAATACTAATATTTATAGCCTACTTGAATGCCGTATACTACTCACTCACGAATTATTCGTTGATGCATATACGCATAGTTCTGTTCCcaccaataattaataattaacgaAGCACacgtgatttaaaaaaaaagtttcatcaCCTGGTgcaatccaaaaaaaattattttaacataaatttgAAAAGTGCCTGTTATTAACGAGGACTGGACTCATCCATCACTTTTACGATAAAAAAACCGTTGCCACGTAAATAGCTGGCTAAATATTTTTGGCTTTTTTCATTACTGGGGTAAGTGATAAATCATTCAatactttcaattttaaatttgtattattgaaaatgtatTCTTCAATCTCAATCTTATTTTAATGTCCATTCATAGCTTGatcaatatgtaattttttttttttttatcgtggcATTTATGACTTACGTGATCACCTTTTTAGTCAGTCAATACTTTAAGCTTAATTGCTTACTCATCGATGAacatataaaaagtaaaaacttgaaatatatgtgtcattaaaaatagatatattaaTCACTAAATACtcataatgtattttatattcacgtgcggatctataaaaaatatatttttcatgtttacaatattgtagtataaaaaaaaattattatgattttatcaaaaaaaaaaaaaaatcataatattttttttgttattaataatcacaattaaaagcaaaaataaagttctatacatttttttaaaacaattatattattattttatctttgatgactcatttaaaaaaaaaaaaaaaaacattgttatagataaatttcagtccaacaattattgaaacatatatattgatttttcattatttatttcataggttttataaatatactgtcataaactttttttagacaacgtaaatatatgtatttgttatcagcttacaaaaataataatgatgattcattttttttttatttttcaagttttcaaGAATCATCATATTGTGTATCATCACCGCATTATCTCAATCAACAAGTACCTAATAAACGTTAAAGAGCTTATTTACAATTAGAGCTAAACATTAACATCTATATTGatatattgacaaaatttcaagtgagtaaatttatttattatttatttattataaattatcaaccgaggaaataacaatgaaacaaCGGATTAACACTGACGTCATACGTATGACTTTGACAATGAACATAAACTCAGTCAGTACTTATacgttgaaataaataaaattattttttgagtttttattactatttataaataagtactttgtaataataattataaagtactaatttttgaaaattcctATCGTAAATgtatttcatgaatttattattaggtATTAGTAACTTTCGAAAAttgattgatgaatttttaatttgtgttattaaaacttaaatatgaaattttcaaatatttaattatgttttagtCATGGAtacaaatatttcaacttcAAGTATTAATTGccataataaatacttttgtaaCCAAGAGTCACCTTattataatcaacaaatatGTGAATTGCTGTGTAATAAtgctgaaaaatatgaaatgaaCCTTTCTCGGAGAGCATCAACTAGTCTTCcaagatatttatttcaaggACTCGAGAATCTTCAACTTAATGAACTAGATATCAGCTATAACAAGCTGACAACACTGCCAAAAGATATCTTCGAACCTCTTGATGATCTTCGTACGTTGCTAATAGAGTCTAACGAACTAAAATATCTAGAACCGAGTATTTTCTATGATTTATTACAACTTCAGGTACTTAATCtaagcaaaaataaattggtaactttatcaaaagatatatttaatggcCTACAAGATCTTTGTGCCTTACGTTTAAATTCAAACCAACTAAGTTACTTTGAGCCAGGtacttttgatgatttattgagCCTAAATTATCTTGATATCAGCGACAACAATCTCACAAATTTATCGAGAGATATATTTAGTAGTTTAAGAGAGCTTAGTTATCTTGatttatattcaaacaaaCTACAAAATCTCGAGTCAGGTTGTTTTAATGGTTTATCACAACTTGAGAAACTTAATATCGGCAACAACAGTTTGGCAACATTATCTGAAGGTGTATTTAatggtcttgaaaatcttCAGACACTATATTTAGATTCAAACAAACTACACAATTTTTCGGCAGGTTGTTTCAATAGCTTGTCACGACTTTCTAAGCTTAATTTAAGCAACAACAGTCTAGCAACATTATCCAAAGGTGTATTCGATGACCTTGAAAATATTCAgaacttaaatttaaaatcaaacacATTAAGCAATCTTGAGTCAGGTTGTTTCGATGATTTATCACAACTTGATATGAGCAACAACAGTCTAACAACATTGTCCAAAGGTGTACTCAATGATCTACAAAAGCGCCGTAtcctaaatttaaattcaaatgaactGCAAAATCTTGAGTCaggttgttttaataatttactacGACTTCATACACTTGATATTAGCGAAAACAAACTGACAActttatcaaaagatatatttaatgatctACAAAAGCTCCGTATCCTAAATTTAAATGCAAATACTCTACAAAACCTTGAGTCTGGTTGTTTTAATGGTTTATCACAACTTCAAGAACTTGATCTCAGCAGAAACAAACTGACAACTTTATcgaaagatatatttaatggtcTACAAAAACTCAGTTTCCTATATTTAAATTCGAATGAACTACAAAAGCTTGAGTtggatatttttaatcatttatcacAACTTCAGGAACTTTATCTCAGCAAAAACAAGCTGATAACTTTATCTAAAGATATATTTAGTAGTTTACAAGATCTCCGTATCCTGAGTCTTTATTTAAACCAACTGATTTACCTTGAGCcaggtatttttaataatttatcaaaccTGTATAATCTTGATATCAGCACAAACAATCTCACAActttatcaaaagatatatttaatagtttaaaagagcttagatattttaatttacattcgAACAAACTGACCAATCTCGAGTCAGGTTGTTTCAATGGTTTATTACAACTTTACACACTTAATATTAGCAGAAATAAACTAACAACTTTACCAAAAGATATATTCAATGGTTTACAAGGGCTCCGtatcttaaatttaaattcgaaTAAACTACAAAACTTTGAGCTCGGTATTTTCGATGATTTATCAGAACTTAAACAACTTGATATCAGCGAAAATGAATTGACCAGTTTATCcaagaatatatttaatggtctCTCAGAATCTTTATCATCTCGATTAAGATCtgaattaactaattaatttttagatacaagtatttatattataatccATCAAATATTGAGAGACTTTATATCAGCAAAAACAATTTGACAATTTTATCAttcgatatatttataatataacttaaataaattaataaattaaacaatataaattaatatttatcattgaatagAACTATTAGTGTTTAATTATATTACcgtaatttaaaacaatttctatatattattaatttattgataattaataaagacttttttgtttattatataatgttataaaaaaaactgaatattTGTAAAGACCTCACAATTTGGTTTAACCAGTTGGGTTGTtcattgaataaatgaattaataatagtaaataaataaaatcaaaaaaaaaaaatgatgcaaTGGTtacagattttttatttaaatgttttttaaattacaaaataaaacatatagtttttaaaatctttatttattttatttttacatacaaatGATGAgttatgacattaaaaaattatgcagAGAAAgtagttgaatttttatcagttaTTAGTAATAACTTATTGAAAACGTCATTTTCTtaggttattatttttttttaggattgtTTTTTCCTGAGTGTATACAAGCTTGACAAAATCTCAtcagttaaaatttataataatagtgtcagtattcattaattaatgaaaattatatagtttACTATgtcataacttttatttacttttttttaaattactgaattaaacataattttttatgaaacgttggaatacttgaaaattattgtttcttcatattaaaaattaaaaattaataaatatgttcaTGAGAGCgagattcattttttataattaacacaattataattaacataatACAGTGCTAGTATATAGCTATTGATGTATGCAACAGCATATGCACCTTATacgttgatttaaaattagcaAATGCTAAAAAACGTTTTAACAAGTACAACACTCCACAAAAAGCTACGTATAAGtacatcaatataattattattttttttcaaatagtaaatgaataatttatcgagaggcacggtagtgcctcgtgtcaagtgtgaaaaaaaaataataatgacgaaaaaaaaaaaaaatgaaagcgcAAAAACACTACCGAGCCTAATATCCCTTTATAAAAAGTTGATGAATAACGCTGCTTCCAGTCATTTCATTGGTCGTCATTTACAtactcacaaaaaaaaaaaaaagaaaatcatttttaaatatttatttgtttatttttatatttttactgtattAATGGAATCGAAATTAttagtagtattaaatatatggtttatacccactctaataCGAatgcttcacaagcgccaccggtggacgaaaaaagccctaaattgtaatgccctgtgaatacagGTCAATACAGGTGCAGAATTCCGCAGTATCATACCGGTCGTAAATCGGTATAATACCGTATTCTACCGCGGTGGTTTCTTGCTTCGTACTTTCATACCAAGTTAGTagctttatttaaaatttttatattagtacacataattttgaattgacataatttaaatttaagaatatcattctttaattatagcattaatagaaaaaacgaaaattagAGTCGGAAAACCTTTtgtaagtaataataaatttacaaataaattaaaactgttgacaaatgtctaaggaaagaatgaggttttatattaaatctttaactcaattaattctttttataaataaatatttcaatattatttttagttatttttacatatttttatttttatttatataaaactattGGAAAAAATGTCTATGACAGGATGTTGTTTACatgttaattcataaaaatattaattagtgccaaagaaattaatatgttgataaaatatttttataaattaatatttgtatattttttattaatttaaaaaataaagctataAGGAAAATGGTATTATGAGGTCAAAGAATACATTAAATACTTATACCAAATTACTTGATAGAAAATAtccaggcaacatcctttcttttgaaaatattttcccatagctttgtttatttaaataaataaaatggtcATAGAAAATGGTAGTTGAGAATAttgcctgcatgttaatttcttttggCAAAAATCTCAATTTTCGTAAAAATTAACATGATAAtctctttttcttagctactcaTTTTcctatagttttttatttatttaaataatgtaaatggTCATATTAATCCTGTAGTTGGCGAAAGGATGCAGTTCGCATGTTAATTCTCTTTGGCAAAATTCACTTCTATGAATTAAAATGTGACAATTCCTTTtgttagctaccatttttcctatgaccatttatttatttaaattataataaaagctatgggaaaaatgtaGACTAAGGAAAGATGTTAATTACTTGGCTGAATTACCCTTTTGAAATTCAAAGGAATTTACATTGTTTCTAGCCATTTGTCAATAGCTTATTAtctgttcaaataaattaaaataattactttgagtttttataatcaaatattttcatatatttgtttatttggtaatacatctattaatatatcaacaaaaaatttgacattcgAGAGTTTTATGCTGGTATGGTATGACAATTTTATGCCATAGGGGCGTTCCTGAGTTTATACTTTCATACTTAATACCGGATTATACCGGTTTCTGTTTAATTTCATACCggtatgaaagtattaaacccaaaaatcgaccatttacccaaCACTGAATACAAGTCAATACAGGACTACAGGTGCAGATTTCAGCCAGTTCGCACTTCGCAGCGGCTTAGGTCGGTACGCATTTCAAAACCTAAGTCTAAGGTGGTTCTTGCTTCGTGTTGTGACTAACCCAAGTCTTCATTTAGCTTTTATTtagcttaaaatttttttataatacaattaatttattgagatAAAACAAAACTTAGTAATAGtgaataacaaattttaatgtcaTCAAATATGAGAGagttaagaaaaaaacgaaaattagAGTCGGAAAAccttttttgtaaaaaatataaaattacaaataaaatgtcaacaCGTTCTTCTAACAAAAAGAATAATGAggtttgtataaaatatataactgcAATAAAAACATGCTTgtagattaattattaaattattgttgtagaatataaatatattcattattattttttagatatactATGAGCATCatgattattcaataattgactttgttgatgatgattgtctggctgaaatattcatgtatgtGCCATTATGTGAAAGACCTAAAATTGCATCGGGTATGTGATATAAGtacaatatcaattaattgattgataaaataatttgattatgataattaatatatttgtataatttatttatttttagtatgtCAAAAATGGAAAAGAGCCCTTGATTATTCTTGGAGTAATGTCAAAAAACTTCAACTAACTCACTGGAAATACAATAAGCATCcaaattgtttgataaaatatccaaaaagAGATAGAAAATTAagctttttaaaatcattactTCATAAATGTGGTCGTTATTTAACACAATTAGACTTGACAGCTTATGGTCATAGTGACATAGTGCgagttattaatgaatattgtcCAAACCTCGTGAAACTTCGATTGAGATTCAGCCCTGTTGAAGATGAATTTTTAGCACTTAATGCATTTTCACGTTTATCTAAGCTTAAAGTATTAGCAGTTATATTTCAATGTGACTCTACACAGTTATATATGCTTCATTATTTAATCACTGCATTGTTGGCCCTCGCTGATACATTGACTGAGCTGACTCTGTTCAATTGGCAAGATGATCAGATACCCAGCTATATAAATcctaaaaattatacattctATAAATTTACGAGGACCACCAATTTTGTAAGCTAAACTTtatatctattaaaaaaaaaaatcaaaaatattctttttattttttacatatacttataaataatttcttctgCAGGTACTTTGTCGACTAAAGAAtctgaaaaaatttgaatttggtGGTATAATAATGTACCCAGAGTTAGAAGAGTATCTGAGAAATAATCACACAATAGAATGTTCTTACTATGATCgttccttaaaaaaaaatgtcattaagCCAAATGAGTTTGGGTCAGTTATGAATATAACTACATTGAGTTTGTCAAAATACAAAGTTTCAGATGATAGTTTGTATACTATTGCCAATACCATGAAGCAATTAACAAAGCTTAAGATAAATTGTGAATGGATAACTAACGAGGGTGTAGTAGCCATTTCAAAGatcaataatttaacacaTCTTTGTTTTTTCGGCGTTAATGACAGCATTGAttcttcatcaattaaattgctcaaaaacttgaataaattaatgttacTACGCAGCAATAAAGTTACTGATGATTTGGCCATGAAAGTTCTCGAAAATTCACCAAATATGGAGATGCTTTTAGTTCCGAATACAAGTGTAactgttgaatttataaaaaaagcagcagaaatatcaagaaatcGAAAACAACGCTTGCTTTCAGCTGTTTCTttcaaaattgataaaaaacgtaaaaaacaatatgaatcGCCATATTTCGAAATCatttgtttaacaaaattaattagatatataacaaattttcGTAATAACTGACTATTAATATCATagattagaaaatatttttatattattattcatttttttttttactcgtaacaatttattaataattttcataataaaaaaaatttataaacaaaatgttCATTTACTATACTCgattttgctaattttttttttaatcgctaGCTAGAATAATTCTCTATTTGGTAgaattttttcagattttGCGACCTTGAAATAAAGTTGACCGATTTAAGGGAGTTCGAACAACATTCAATTatctttaacttttttttaaatttttataaatttaattaatataatacgtTCCTCATAGAAAACGAcagggaaaatatatttgtcatattgagtaatgttaaattatctgaGTGAGTATAATCTCGTAAATCGTAATtgctgtatttattatttttttttgtaagctAATCAAACTATCTTCTTTCCTAGCATTTCATGATGTTCCTTAGAACCTGTCAAAACCCTCCTTCCCCACATATCATGTGATGGTCTATTATctcatttttctattataatttttaagattattcgaataaaatatacacaatcatc from Aphidius gifuensis isolate YNYX2018 linkage group LG4, ASM1490517v1, whole genome shotgun sequence encodes:
- the LOC122853926 gene encoding slit homolog 3 protein-like, translated to MSLSLSDAIGISLDLLREKKDFIDTTDEIISRTSASLRVKIFEIDQEKVSVASQKTALSNKKVLFQGEVKNLISSLLRALMDTNISTSSINCHNKYFCNQESPYYNQQICELLCNNAEKYEMNLSRRASTSLPRYLFQGLENLQLNELDISYNKLTTLPKDIFEPLDDLRTLLIESNELKYLEPSIFYDLLQLQVLNLSKNKLVTLSKDIFNGLQDLCALRLNSNQLSYFEPGTFDDLLSLNYLDISDNNLTNLSRDIFSSLRELSYLDLYSNKLQNLESGCFNGLSQLEKLNIGNNSLATLSEGVFNGLENLQTLYLDSNKLHNFSAGCFNSLSRLSKLNLSNNSLATLSKGVFDDLENIQNLNLKSNTLSNLESGCFDDLSQLDMSNNSLTTLSKGVLNDLQKRRILNLNSNELQNLESGCFNNLLRLHTLDISENKLTTLSKDIFNDLQKLRILNLNANTLQNLESGCFNGLSQLQELDLSRNKLTTLSKDIFNGLQKLSFLYLNSNELQKLELDIFNHLSQLQELYLSKNKLITLSKDIFSSLQDLLCQKWKRALDYSWSNVKKLQLTHWKYNKHPNCLIKYPKRDRKLSFLKSLLHKCGRYLTQLDLTAYGHSDIVRVINEYCPNLVKLRLRFSPVEDEFLALNAFSRLSKLKVLAVIFQCDSTQLYMLHYLITALLALADTLTELTLFNWQDDQIPSYINPKNYTFYKFTRTTNFVLCRLKNLKKFEFGGIIMYPELEEYLRNNHTIECSYYDRSLKKNVIKPNEFGSVMNITTLSLSKYKVSDDSLYTIANTMKQLTKLKINCEWITNEGVVAISKINNLTHLCFFGVNDSIDSSSIKLLKNLNKLMLLRSNKVTDDLAMKVLENSPNMEMLLVPNTSVTVEFIKKAAEISRNRKQRLLSAVSFKIDKKRKKQYESPYFEIICLTKLIRYITNFRNN